Part of the Sorghum bicolor cultivar BTx623 chromosome 1, Sorghum_bicolor_NCBIv3, whole genome shotgun sequence genome, AAATCATGCTAGGTGCATTGTACTACTAACCAGTATCGTACTAAATGATCCGGACAGAAAGAATAGTTGCTAATTGATTGATCAAGACTTGATCACTTGACCGAACTGGAGGCAAAAACATACAAATTATTATTAGCTGATCTGACAGGTTCAGAACTTAAAACATGATGAGATTGCTGACCCGTGAAATGACCATCAGAAGCAGTGTAGAGCATGCTCATATATACTAGAAGCAGATCAGACTAACAAATTCCCAACTCAAAGAACATCACCCCCAATCCCATGTTGTGCACACTACTGCAGTACATATATGCTAAATAATAGTATAAACCAACAGCTAGCAAGCAGAGATGAACATGTATCCACTCCACCACGGTACTCCTGATATGCAAGTACTATTCAATAACTTAGTAGTTCTTTTACCAACAAAAAAGCATTTTGCAGGGCTTGCGCCCCATAATCAGAACATATAGATAGATGCATTTGCAATCAAGCATTAGCCATGAAAAATAATTCTTTGTCAGTTTGCTACACACATTTTGAATGGTTTGGGTTCAGACTGCTTTTTTTTAGAGTTTTATTCAGTACACCGAGACAGCACATTACTGTCATTCTTCTAGTATCTAGTATTTGGTACAAACTTACCGGCTAGAGGCTTGGCGCGAGATGATTCCACGGCGACGCCAGGGACTAGTGTGCTGTCATCAAGCTCGAACCCTAGCAGATCCAAGTCCAGCCGCGTACCTCCTCCCCAGTGACTCCACCTCCTCTCTCACAGCTGCACACCAGAAGGCCTCATCAATGGCTTAATAATCAAGGCTAATCGCTGAGAAAAAGGCAAATCGAACTACTGACCGGAGAAGGGGAGCTGCACGAACGCCCACTTGTCGCCGAAGAGGTTCTCGGGGAGCGTGGTGGGGAACGGGTTGTCGAGCGCGAGCAGCGGGCGGGTGCCGGCCTGGAACTCCGGGTGGCGGCTGTACACCACCTCGTACCGCTCCTCCAGCCACAGCAGCAGCGACACGCACCGCCCGCTCAGCAGCAGCTCGATCCGGTCGGGGCTCAGCAGCAGCTCGTAGGTTGCGTAGGCAAAGCGGCGGCCGTGCGGGTGCGGGGACGCGGCGGCCGTGCGGGgtgaggcggcggcggagtgCGGGGCATGGGGAGGGGCGGGCCAGGGGCAGGGGCTGTGTGGGCCAGTGGCGCCGGATCTggtcagcggcggcggcggatggggtgcggcggcggcggtggcggatggggtgcggcggcggcggcgcgcaggCGTGTGTGTGCGTATGTGCGATAGGGTTCGGCGAGTGGGTTGGGCCGGGTGCAGATaaggaagttttttttttttaaaatatcctttgccgagcgccgcgtaggaaggctctcggcaaagaaaggaGCCTGATTTTTCTGAACacagcctttgccgagagcaacacaggctggctctcggcaaagaactaTTTCCGAGAGCCAGACGGAcgtgctctcggcaaagaactgTTAAGTTTTTATTTCTTTATAATTTTAGAGCTGAGTTTTTTTTTATGTCTTTGTGATGTaatttataaatatattttaaaatttaGCATTAATTTgacttttttctatatttaactaattaattttATTTCTTTAAATTTTTTCACAAAATTCAAATATGAATTGCAGGTACATAGAATATTGGAACTCAGTGATTCGAAAAATGATAGTCAAGATATTTGGTGTATGTTGAGACCGTATCCACAACCACACATGAAATCTCAACCCTATAGCTGACGCAACATGTCGAGGAATGTGAGGAAAAAGCGATTAATAATTATATAAATTCTAAATgaagtccaaaaatcaccaaacttgACGACGTGTCATGTTATCGCATGTGGAGACTGTGGTAAAAAATTCATAAGGTTTCGAGTAAGTTGCGACACTGGATGTCTAAAACCtaaacatgtgtgcatgtgaTCACATTTGATCACATGCGGAGATGTTTAGGTTTTAGACATCTAGTGTCGCAACTTGCTCGAAACCTTATGAATTTTTTACCACAGCCTCCACATGCGATAACATGACACGTCgtcaagtttcgtgatttttggacttcatttgcaatttatatatttaaaaatcaCTTCTACGACACATGGATGGTCATGTTTTGTATACAAGAAATTTAAACTTTTGGATGAGTTTATGGATACAACATCAAAATGCACTCTTGAACATGAACATCATTTTTTGAATgattatattttattatttcatgCTCCTACAGTTCAAATTTACTTTTTCgagaaaaatacaaagaaaataatTTAATTGATAAAATATAGCAAAATGTTACAAAAAGCTCCCAAATTTGAACATGTGCTTATATACAATATGCAAGGGTTACAGAAAAAGTTTGGGTCCAAAACTCAAAAAAAATCTttcttctttgccgagggccatttctggctgtcggcaaagggactctttgccgagagcctaacggcgtggctctcggcaaaggtgacGATAACGGATGTCTTTTCCTGGCGCggctcctttgccgagagcctatctttgccgagcgctagactctcggcaaagctggcctttgccgagggcctggctttgccgagagctaagcCGTTGGTAaaggctctttgccgagggttctATTTGGCTGTCGGCAAAggcagtctttgccgagagctagctctcggcaaagctgggccctcggcaaagctccCGTTTCCTGTAgtgactgtagcattttcgttttatttgacaattgttgtccaatcatagattaattatgctcaaAAGACTAGTCTCGCAAATTAATCTCTAgccatgtttttagttttatcaaTAGTCtagatttagtacttcatgtccaaatatttgatgtgacgtgCGGTAAATTTTATCGCCCGTAATTAAACAAGCCCTTACATAACTGTGTATTTATTCCAAAAATACTACCGGTACACTTGGTTGGTTGTTTGAGTTGGTCACATCAATCTTATCCTACTTGCAAACCACCAGCATGGATAAGAGCCACAAAAGCTAGAGCCTGCTGACCCCACTAGATCCATAACACTATCCACACAAGATTTCCCTCCACCAGAGCCAGGGGCACATCAATTCTGAGGTTGGGTCATGGTTTCGTGATGCCCATTGGACAACAAAGGGGGATTGCGACTATTTGTTATCATCACGAATTCATTACTTTGTCACATCAGGCATCAACGGATATTTCGTGCCCCTCCAAAGGTTTATTTTCAGCATGCATGTTTAGGTGTTTTTGTGATTGGCAAAGATAaagttggctacaaggctcatatcaAGATCAGGTGAGTCCCATGACTGCAGCTGCACTGTCATACAAGGCACTAATTGTAATAGGTTGCCTTAGCTTTTCCAAGTGGTTCTTGCTACTGATGCACATGGTGTCATTGCGAGAGCAAAGGCTAACCAAAGTGCCGTACCGGACACATTCTTATTGCTTCCAAAATAAAGTTTAGTTCTTTCAGAATGATTATTGCAATCGAAAATAGAGAATGTTTATTGCAATTTACAAACAGTAATAGAGCATGAAACTAAAATTGTGCCTTTAATTCATTACTGGCAGAAAGTCGTACAAACAGGCAATCTGAGATGGTACTACTTCAACTGTAACTTTTTAAATAATAACTAATCTTGGTTCATAACTTTTGGAAACAAATGGTACAGCACTAGTATGCATGTATCATTTATATGTTATTAGAACACAACTAATTAACATGTCACATTATTTCCTATCCCTTATAGTCAGACTACACACTTGTATAAAACTTACCAGTGTGACTTTTCTTTCTGTCCTCATCCATGCTGCTAGTGTTGTTTTCCATCCCTCTGCTAATTAAAGTATAAAATGAACACGAACTCTCTTTGTCCTGTGACTCCTAATTAAGACCAGAGAGACTTCTCCTCCCTTCTTTCTATCTACAACAAAAAActgttgtttctttttttttttcattgtcCTGTGTAAAAACTCTGCCATCCCATTGGACCTTAAGAAGATATCGAACCAATCAATGACTATTGAGGGTCCAAGGATGCTTTATCTCCCTTTTCCTTCCAATTACATGATTGTGGATATGCTGTTTCCACCAGGCACAGCTGATGCAAATGGACTTTCTGGGAGGAGTTCGATCTGATTGCTGCAATTAGGAATGTGTTATTATCCACTAAAATATTACACAGATGATATACGATAGGACCAACGCTAGCGTGCAATGCAATGTTTGTTTGAttgtgtttactagtaaataatAATGGGGTACCTCTCTTTATCATCGTAGTTGTTGCTTGCCTGCGTTTGGGGAGGTTGGCTCGTGGAGACCATTTCCAAGGAATCGGACGTCATGAGGGGATGGTCCATCAGCTGGTCGACATCGTCTTTAGAATCTGATTAGCGATCAAAAAAttggaaaaaggaaaaggagactTAACCTTACGGTTAAAGATGGAATTCTAAGGTGAAAAATGATGGCATTGCGGACCTGATGCCGGGAGGCAATTGAGGGGATTCACGCCATCGTCCCCAATGCTGCAATCGAAGTAGGCATACTGCTGTGGCAAAGAGTCAAGCCTGACTGCCCCTGCGAAGCGCTTTCTCTCGATCTCGATCATCCTCTCCCTCTTCTCTGCCAATTGCTTTCTCACCATCCTGCTTGAAGGCTCGTATTCATCTAGAGCGAGCAAAATAAGTAGTCGGTGTCAGTGGTTGCGGATCATCGTAAAATGTAGAGAGTAAGGGTATTTAGCCATTACCTGAATAAAAGTCCGGATGATCATCAATCTCAACGAAACGGGTAGGGTAGTACTGCATCGGCTTCATCTTGTCCACGCACGTCCTGGGATAGCTGGAACTTCTATTAGGTTTGCACACACAAAAGCATGGTATATCGAAAAATAAAAAAGCTAGAAAAATCAGATACATTGTTGATTACCGTTCGATGCACTTGGATTTCTCTCTATAGGGTTTAACAAGGACCCTTGATCCACAGATGAAATGTGGGTTGCGCCTCATGAGTATGGTGCTAACCGTCTCCGGATTCTGGAAGCTCACAAAGCCAAACATACGCCTCTCCTGGCACGGGATCCTCACGTCGCGCACCGGACCATACTGCCTGCAGATCATCGAGTGCAGAAATGCACACACATTATTGACAAAATTCGAATAATGTGTAATTAAGAACTTGATGAACATCAGAGTTGGAAGCTTGGAATCGAACAGTACAGTATGTGTACCCGAAGTAAGTGGCGACGTCTTCCTCGATGAAGGTGCTCTCGGCGGGGAATGTGAGGTATATCTGGTGCGAGCTGGCTGGGACGGAGCCCAtgtcacctcctcctcctctctcgcCCCTGAACTCCGTGTACCTGGCGGCGTCCTCGGCCAGAACCACCGAGTGCTGCCCATGCGGCCTGGAGGACGTGTACATTGTATTTATATTTGCTTGTGTCCAATGATTATTACAGTAGTGTACAATACATTGCTCTAATAAATAAACTGATGAATGTTAATTCGTTGCatgtatgtgtatatatattattaccTTTCGATGATACTGATCTTGCTGAGTCGGGAGAGCAGCCTGGTGAGGCTGAAGCCGGCCTTTCCATGGCGCTGGCTCTCGGTGAGGTAGCCCTCGGCCTGGAGGCCTTTGCCGTACCTCTCGCCGTAGAGCGTGGGCAGCGACGCGATGGACAGCGGCTGGCCGTGCCGCGAGTTGAGCAGCTCGATGATCTCCAGCTCCAGCTTCTCTAGCGCGCCGGGCGTggtgccaccgccgccgccgccgccgccgctgtggTGGCCGTCGTCGCCGAACCCATCGGCGGCGGAGTACACCTGATGGTGGTGGTGCGAGTAGTGGCAGTTCTGGCCGTTCTTGCACATGCCCTTGATGAAGTAGTGGCAGGGGCGCCGCGTCGACAGGCCGTTGGCGCGCCTGGCAGCGGCTCTCGGCGGCAGGCCCCCGCCggcgccagcgccgccgccattgTGGAACGCGTCCTCGGCGGCGGCATAGTAGTACccaccagcggcggcggcggcggcgtagtTGTGCTGGTGGTCGTCGACGAGGCCGTTGtggttctgctgctgctgctgcggcagcAACGCGTAGTGGCTCTCGGCAGCGGCGTCCACGAGCGAGaagtcctccgccgccgccgcctgcgccTTGGGCACGGGCGCCGCGTGCTCTGGCCAGTAGTGGAAGGCGCCGAAGGCTGCGGCTGTGGCCGCCGGGGCGAAGTGGTGGCGCGCGCCggtagcggcagcggcagcggccggGTGgtacccggcggcggcggcggccctgtgcgcggcggcggcgcccatctgttggtggtggtggtggtggtggtggtggtgcgcgGAGCAGCGCGCGTAGATGGCGGCGAGCGTGGCCTTGGCGTCGCTGATCTTGGCGTGCACCACGGCGTCGCTGCCGTAGGCGAGCTGCACCATCTCGTCGTCGTCGGGCTCCCGGAGGAGGATGCAGCCGAGGATCTTGCCGGCGTTCTGCGGCTCCATCTGCTTCACCCGCAGGAACGCCAGCTTGTGCAGCTCCGAAATGTCCATCGCCGGCCGCCAATCTCTTTAGCAGTAGCTTCGCATCGATCGATGGAATAATGGATCGATCGACCACTCCCAACAACAACAACGATACAATCTGTTCTCGCAAGGAAGGAAACAGGAGGAAAACGAGGGAGGCCTCCGCTCCTTATAAACAAGCACGAGGAGCTGGGAGAGGAGAGGAGCGGCGCACGAGGAGGCCGGAGACGAGCGGTTCGCAGGCGACGGACGCCTTTTGCTGAGTCCTCTCGCTCCCTGCCGATCGAGCAGTGTGTAACTAGCAGGAGATCGGATCACtaccagcggcggcggcagcgacgCGGAGCGCGTCGTTTGGATCTTCGATGACTGCTGGCCACTTCCACGACTCCCTTCCGCACCACGCATGCACCGAGAGATTAGCGGAGGCGGTTgctctcctttcttttcttttcttcttttccctaccatatatatatatatagtaattgTTATGTTAATTAATCCAGCTGAGCGGTTGTTCAAAGGGAATGGAAATATcccggattatctgtgtgtatGTACATATGCCGGCAGCCCGGGATGCATGGGCGATACAGCCGAACCGAACGTAGTGTTCAAAATTTATTCTTAAATATAATGTATTCTGAGGATAAAATCTAATTAAATTTGTGTTGAATATTTTTCATTTATCAACCAATTATTATTAATTACATTGATAATAAAATctgattaaaaaataaaatgagAGTATATGTGTCTTTCTGATTCTCTTTTAGTTTGtcttaaaatttttaaaatatattatattatatgacaaataaaatatattatatgataTGATAAAAGGAGTACAGTTCTACTTTTGGCCAAGCCCAACCAGGAGGTGGCGGCACGTGAtctttgagttttttttttaacttgccGCATGATGATGATTCAACTTCTTTCTGCCAAGGGGCACGCATCACGCATGCTTtgaatttttcttttattttacaTTGTCAGTGGTTAATTATATTATCTTGCGTCTCCAGAAAATGAAAAACAAGGAAAAACTGATGCTCTGAAatgaaaacaatataatttaATTTTACAATTCGGGAGAAAAAAGGAAGTTGTTCATCCAGCTTGTGCAAATACCTCATGTGTCACCTTCCAAAAAAATAACCTCAATTCGAATTGTATGAGCAGGGAGAAGGATAGGTTTACAGTGGGCATGGAGTGAAATGagtcaaaaaattttgggtccaaacaaagcaattgGTGCTGggtaaaaaaaaatgtttttctaaaaatataAGTGGAACTAAGGGCCTATTTGATATCAtaagcaaaaccctatggatATTATAGCCCTTAaaatgaagaggctaaagtttaGCCTCTTGGGCTATTTGGATATAGAGAGGTTAAAAGGTGATCTTTGTATCTCCACAACACCCCTCTTTAGCCTACCTTAAAGGGCGGCCCTCCTCTTTGATCCCCAAGAGCTAAAAGGAGAAGGCTAATCTTTAGCCTCTTGATCCAAACAGgtcttaaataaataaataaatgaatgaATAATACTCTttttgttctaaattataagtcattttaactTTTTTTATTCGTCCTTTTTGCTATGTATTTGGACATATTCTTATATCTAAATGCATAGTAAAATAGATACTAAAAAAGTCaaagtcttataatttagaatagatgAAATAGAAACTATTGCTTCTAAAATTTCTTTGTTTGCACTTAGTGCTGGTTAGTTGTTCGGAatcttaataaataaattagtAAAAATAGGAAAACTACATAAACACAATTTTCTCTTCTAAAACAATTTTGTTTTGAAAAACCAGCATACTAATTCGCCATGGTTTGGTTCTCCTTCATTCTTGTCATGTTTACTCAAGGAGATGGTCTCCGCTAATAGCACATGGTTGGATGACTACTCAttaattttaaataaataatgaacattGGATAATTACATGGTAATTAGTCACAAATATAGTCTCAACATGTGGATGAAAGATGAGTAAATAAAAAAAGTAAAGATGAAAATAGACATTTGTTATACCATAAGAATAAATCCGTGAGCGATCAATGAATTAGAGTTAGTGGTGGCCAGTGTTAGAGTAATTGGGCCAAAGCCCATTACTTACTAACAAACCTCAAAGGCCCACTGTTAGTGTTAGGTGCAAAAGTGATTAGTACCAAATGGATTAATCACTAAGAGGGCAATCAACTTAAATAGTGAGCTTTGGGATGCTCCAATAGACAAGTTGAGGAGGAGAACCTGGGAGCCACacacgcgcgccgccgccgagctgcCAACTCCCAACCACCCTGTCCAGGTTCATTCCCTCGGACAGGGTAATGGGTGGATCCGACAGGGGCGCGCCTATATAAAGGCCCCGGTCGgattactagggtttcatcccaCTCCCGTCCATTTCCCTCTCCAGCCGCCACCACCTTCCTGAGCTCGAGCTACTCAGCCGCCACCACCTTCCTGAGCTCGAGCTACTCTGAAGCAACTCCGACCGGATCCTCTGCGCGCACAGAGGTCTCCGGTAGCAGGCTTAGTGGTTCACTGTCCGCGGGTACCGGAAGTGCCACGCTGGGGTATAAGCCGAAGCCACTTACTGTTATTGTTTTGCTTTATGTGGTTGTTGTGGTTGCTGTTGTAATGATAGGCATGTTTAGCTATGCTATAAATATCAGTAGCACATATGAAGCGGTCGCTTGCATTATACTTGTGTTAGTATTTTGCTTATCGTATTTGCGGATTAATGCATGGTGTAAAATGACTAAATATCCAACAATCCAAAAACTTGATAGGTCATTTCCATCTGGTAGCTTTGCTGCATCCATCAGGCCACCACCTCTAAAGGATGGTGGATCCAACTATAAGATATGGCGATCCCGCTGCATGTTGTGGCTTACCGCTATGCGCTGTGAGCATGCTGTCAAAGGAAAGCGCACTGAACCGCCTCTTTCTCCTAAGGAAGAGAGCAAGTTCAGTGAGGCAGATAACTTGCTCAAGCTGTCTCTTATCAGTGTCATAGAAGAGGGTATGGTGCCACTGTACATGGACTTGCCTACGGGCAAGGATATGTGGGATGCACTGCAGGCCAAGTTCGGGGTTCCTGACGCTGGCAGTGAGCTGTACATCATGGAGCAGTTCTATGACTACAAGATGGTCGATGACCGATCTGTGGTGGAACAAGCTCATGAGATACAGATGCTGGCTAAGGAGCTTGAGAACAACAAGTGTGTGCTCCCCGACAAGTTTGTGGCCGGCGGTATTATCGCTAAGCTGCCACCTGCTTGGAGGGACTTTGCCACTTCTCTAAAGCACAGGAGGCAAGAGTTCAGTGTGACTGATCTTGTGGCCTCTCTAAGTGTTGAGGAGAATGCGAGGGCAAAGGACACACGTGGCAAGAAAGTGCAGGTCGAGGGAGGCTCTGGCGCCAATTTGGTGCAAAAGAGGGACCCTCAGGCTTTCCGCAAGAGGAAGCAGAAGAAAAACAAGAATCCCAATGTGAGGCCACAGCCTCAGGCTTTCAAGAAGAAGGCAAACAAAGAGAAGAGCAATGGTTGTTGCTATGTGTGCGGTGGTTCTGACCACTGGGCAAAGGATTGCCCGGACCACAAGGACAAGCAGCAAAAGAAGACAGCCAACATTGTTGTCAGCCAGGCTGAAGGATCTGGGTATGGTAATTATATACCAACAATTCTTTCAGTTTGTCACTCTCCTGATTGGTGGGTAGACACGGGGGCTAATATTCATGTATGTGCTGACCGCTCTCTGTTTTCTTTGTACCAGGAAGGACGAGGTGCCTCCCTGCTGATGGGGAACGGGACGCATGCGGCTGTTCATGGTGTTGGTACGGTCAATCTGAAGTTTACTTCGGGAAAGACCGTGCAG contains:
- the LOC110431810 gene encoding zinc finger CCCH domain-containing protein 54-like isoform X2, coding for MDISELHKLAFLRVKQMEPQNAGKILGCILLREPDDDEMVQLAYGSDAVVHAKISDAKATLAAIYARCSAHHHHHHHHHQQMGAAAAHRAAAAAGYHPAAAAAATGARHHFAPAATAAAFGAFHYWPEHAAPVPKAQAAAAEDFSLVDAAAESHYALLPQQQQQNHNGLVDDHQHNYAAAAAAGGYYYAAAEDAFHNGGGAGAGGGLPPRAAARRANGLSTRRPCHYFIKGMCKNGQNCHYSHHHHQVYSAADGFGDDGHHSGGGGGGGGTTPGALEKLELEIIELLNSRHGQPLSIASLPTLYGERYGKGLQAEGYLTESQRHGKAGFSLTRLLSRLSKISIIERPHGQHSVVLAEDAARYTEFRGERGGGGDMGSVPASSHQIYLTFPAESTFIEEDVATYFGQYGPVRDVRIPCQERRMFGFVSFQNPETVSTILMRRNPHFICGSRVLVKPYREKSKCIERTCVDKMKPMQYYPTRFVEIDDHPDFYSDEYEPSSRMVRKQLAEKRERMIEIERKRFAGAVRLDSLPQQYAYFDCSIGDDGVNPLNCLPASDSKDDVDQLMDHPLMTSDSLEMVSTSQPPQTQASNNYDDKESNQIELLPESPFASAVPGGNSISTIM
- the LOC110431810 gene encoding zinc finger CCCH domain-containing protein 54-like isoform X1; translated protein: MDISELHKLAFLRVKQMEPQNAGKILGCILLREPDDDEMVQLAYGSDAVVHAKISDAKATLAAIYARCSAHHHHHHHHHQQMGAAAAHRAAAAAGYHPAAAAAATGARHHFAPAATAAAFGAFHYWPEHAAPVPKAQAAAAEDFSLVDAAAESHYALLPQQQQQNHNGLVDDHQHNYAAAAAAGGYYYAAAEDAFHNGGGAGAGGGLPPRAAARRANGLSTRRPCHYFIKGMCKNGQNCHYSHHHHQVYSAADGFGDDGHHSGGGGGGGGTTPGALEKLELEIIELLNSRHGQPLSIASLPTLYGERYGKGLQAEGYLTESQRHGKAGFSLTRLLSRLSKISIIERPHGQHSVVLAEDAARYTEFRGERGGGGDMGSVPASSHQIYLTFPAESTFIEEDVATYFGQYGPVRDVRIPCQERRMFGFVSFQNPETVSTILMRRNPHFICGSRVLVKPYREKSKCIERYPRTCVDKMKPMQYYPTRFVEIDDHPDFYSDEYEPSSRMVRKQLAEKRERMIEIERKRFAGAVRLDSLPQQYAYFDCSIGDDGVNPLNCLPASDSKDDVDQLMDHPLMTSDSLEMVSTSQPPQTQASNNYDDKESNQIELLPESPFASAVPGGNSISTIM
- the LOC8063192 gene encoding uncharacterized protein LOC8063192 — protein: MPDVTKNKNLTVLCREHVRLALGNSSLPRASLCCSRQRLCSEKSGSFLCREPSYAALGKGYFKKKKLPYLHPAQPTRRTLSHIRTHTPARRRRRTPSATAAAAPHPPPPLTRSGATGPHSPCPWPAPPHAPHSAAASPRTAAASPHPHGRRFAYATYELLLSPDRIELLLSGRCVSLLLWLEERYEVVYSRHPEFQAGTRPLLALDNPFPTTLPENLFGDKWAFVQLPFSAVREEVESLGRRYAAGLGSARVRA
- the LOC110431810 gene encoding zinc finger CCCH domain-containing protein 54-like isoform X3, which gives rise to MDISELHKLAFLRVKQMEPQNAGKILGCILLREPDDDEMVQLAYGSDAVVHAKISDAKATLAAIYARCSAHHHHHHHHHQQMGAAAAHRAAAAAGYHPAAAAAATGARHHFAPAATAAAFGAFHYWPEHAAPVPKAQAAAAEDFSLVDAAAESHYALLPQQQQQNHNGLVDDHQHNYAAAAAAGGYYYAAAEDAFHNGGGAGAGGGLPPRAAARRANGLSTRRPCHYFIKGMCKNGQNCHYSHHHHQVYSAADGFGDDGHHSGGGGGGGGTTPGALEKLELEIIELLNSRHGQPLSIASLPTLYGERYGKGLQAEGYLTESQRHGKAGFSLTRLLSRLSKISIIERPHGQHSVVLAEDAARYTEFRGERGGGGDMGSVPASSHQIYLTFPAESTFIEEDVATYFGQYGPVRDVRIPCQERRMFGFVSFQNPETVSTILMRRNPHFICGSRVLVKPYREKSKCIERYPRTCVDKMKPMQYYPTRFVEIDDHPDFYSDEYEPSSRMVRKQLAEKRERMIEIERKRFAGAVRLDSLPQQYAYFDCSIGDDGVNPLNCLPASADGPSPHDVRFLGNGLHEPTSPNAGKQQLR
- the LOC110431810 gene encoding zinc finger CCCH domain-containing protein 54-like isoform X4; this encodes MDISELHKLAFLRVKQMEPQNAGKILGCILLREPDDDEMVQLAYGSDAVVHAKISDAKATLAAIYARCSAHHHHHHHHHQQMGAAAAHRAAAAAGYHPAAAAAATGARHHFAPAATAAAFGAFHYWPEHAAPVPKAQAAAAEDFSLVDAAAESHYALLPQQQQQNHNGLVDDHQHNYAAAAAAGGYYYAAAEDAFHNGGGAGAGGGLPPRAAARRANGLSTRRPCHYFIKGMCKNGQNCHYSHHHHQVYSAADGFGDDGHHSGGGGGGGGTTPGALEKLELEIIELLNSRHGQPLSIASLPTLYGERYGKGLQAEGYLTESQRHGKAGFSLTRLLSRLSKISIIERPHGQHSVVLAEDAARYTEFRGERGGGGDMGSVPASSHQIYLTFPAESTFIEEDVATYFGQYGPVRDVRIPCQERRMFGFVSFQNPETVSTILMRRNPHFICGSRVLVKPYREKSKCIERTCVDKMKPMQYYPTRFVEIDDHPDFYSDEYEPSSRMVRKQLAEKRERMIEIERKRFAGAVRLDSLPQQYAYFDCSIGDDGVNPLNCLPASADGPSPHDVRFLGNGLHEPTSPNAGKQQLR